TATTGTAAAGCGTATTTCTTTTAATGAAATACCTCCACGTGTTGAATATGAAATCACACCATTTGGACGTCGGTTTATACAAATTTTAGACAGTCTTGAAAAATTACAAGCCGAAATAGAAAAAAAATATAGCAAGTCATTCTAGAAATAAGGGGGTGCCCTCCTTTTATTTTTAATATTTAAACAATGGCTAGTGACTATAAAAATCCCTAATAAAGCACTCCACCTGACCGCTGACGCGTTAGGTGGATAATATGAACAATCATGAAAGGAGTATATTCAGTGCTGTATTATTAGATAATGACTAAAAGTTGGAATTACTGAGGGAGTCAAAATTACCTTATATGATGACATGTTTTGCAGGGGGTAATGAAGGCATTAGATGGCAAGCATTTTTTGAATACACATTAAGCAATATTGACAAAACTATCAATTACAAAGTGTAGTTAAATGATAAAATTTTGAGTATCGAATTTGACATAAATAAATTGTTGAAAACAATTATTGAAAAAGATGGTGATGGTTATTTAGCCCAAGTAGAAGGACATCAGAATTTATTTGCATTCGCCTATTCTGAGAAAGAAGCAATTATAGAATCAAAAAACGTTGTTGAAATGATGAAAGAATTATCAGGAGCGAATTAACTCATGCGGTAGAAAAATATGCCGTTCAAGTATAGAGAATTTGAAAGAAAATTAACAAAATCTGGATACAGGGTTGTGCATCAAAAAGGTTCGCATGTTATACTTTCAGACGGTACAAATATTTTTCCAATGCCAAATCATGCCTCAAAAGATATTTCTCCTGGCGTTGAAAGGCAACTATTAAAAATACTAGATTTAACAATCAATGAATTTAGAAAAATCAAGTAAAGCACTCCAGCCGACCGCTAACGCATTGGCTGAATTCAAGCGTTAAGCATTACCACAGGTAAGTAAAAGAATACACTAACAATGGTATTAGAAGAAACATCAAACCTGATATATAATTTATATTGGATTACTCTATTAGCCGTCATCACATCTTCGGCGTCAGGCGTATTAAAGGCTGGCGTTAAGCAATTTGATTTATTTGGCGTTATTATCATTGCAATAGCTACAGGCTTGGGTGGTGGTTCTTTGCGAGATATGCTACTTGATCAGCCGGTATTTTGGATTCAAGATCAAATATTTTTTATAGCCTCAATGGTCAGTGCTTTGGTCATATTTTTTGCAGCAAGGTTGTTAAAAATATCGTCAAAGTATTTTCTAATCGCTGACGCTGCAGGCCTAGCAACTTTTGGCATAGCGGGTACTTTGGTTTCTCTTGCTGCTGGCGCACCTGTGTTAATCGCTAGTTTTATGGGTGTCATGACAGGCACAATGGGTGGCATATTCCGAGATGTGCTTTGCAATGAACAACCAGTGGTGTTTTCAAGCTTTCTGTATGCGACGGTTTCTTGGGCGGGCTCTTTAATGTTTATAGGCTTACTTTATTTACATGTAGATATAACGCTTTCAGCTATAGTTGCTGGTTTAAGTATATTTGTATCAAGATTATTAGCTATTTATTACAATATTAGTCTACCGAAATTTAGGTTTAAGTTATAAAACTCATAAAGCACCTAATAATAACCTCCACCTCTTATCCGTCGTTGTGTCTGTATAATCCATACCAACACCTATCAACGAGCATTTTCAAGCAAACCAAATGAAAGACTCTTTAAGCCATTTACCCAGCAACAAGCAACCCACGTAAGGTAAATTGTCCAAGTGATTCGTGAGGAGTTTGATGGGGTTGTGAAGCACACTTCAGGCAAGAGAAAAATAGGTAAGTTAGTTAAGGTTATTCTTTACGGCTCACACGGCAACGGGTAAATAAGCCACATACTGGTTATATTAGTGATTATGATATTTTTAGTGATTGTTAATCAATT
This Abyssogena phaseoliformis symbiont OG214 DNA region includes the following protein-coding sequences:
- a CDS encoding type II toxin-antitoxin system HicA family toxin, translated to MPFKYREFERKLTKSGYRVVHQKGSHVILSDGTNIFPMPNHASKDISPGVERQLLKILDLTINEFRKIK
- a CDS encoding trimeric intracellular cation channel family protein, giving the protein MVLEETSNLIYNLYWITLLAVITSSASGVLKAGVKQFDLFGVIIIAIATGLGGGSLRDMLLDQPVFWIQDQIFFIASMVSALVIFFAARLLKISSKYFLIADAAGLATFGIAGTLVSLAAGAPVLIASFMGVMTGTMGGIFRDVLCNEQPVVFSSFLYATVSWAGSLMFIGLLYLHVDITLSAIVAGLSIFVSRLLAIYYNISLPKFRFKL